The stretch of DNA AACATTTACTTAATCATTTTATTAAAATCAAGTTACCATATAAAGGTAAAATTCTTATCATTAATAATTTTGGAGAAATATTATTTATAGATGAAAATATAAAAGAATTATTAGATATTCATACAAATAAATCAAATATATTAAATCATCAAAATTTAAAAATTGTGAATTATTTTAAAGAAATAATGAAAGAGAAAAATCTTAATAAAATACTATTAAATGAAAAAAAATATATTTTATTCTCAAAAAGAATTCAAATGAACTCCTTATATGTTGTAGCTTTTATAGATGAAAATAATATTTTAAATAAAATTAATGATTTAGAAGAATATTATGAAAAATTAGCTTATATCGTCATATTTTCTGTATTGATTTTTTATATAATGTTTTTCTTTTATCTTTCTTTTAAAGCAAAAGATTTTGTAGATAGAATAAATGAACCTTTGTTAAATATAATTGAATTTACTAAAAATTTAGGAATAAAAAAAGATATAAAAAATCTTGAATCTTGTGGAATTTTTGAAATAGATAGATTAAGTTCTAATTTTAATAATATGATTATTGAATTAGATATGCGTACAAACAGACTTATTTTAGAAGAAACAAAAAGAATATATCAAGAAAAATTAGCAAATACAGATCCTTTGACAGGTGCGTATAATAGAAGATATTTAAATGAATTTTCTTATGAATATCTAAAAATTGTAAAAAGAGAAAATAAAGATTTATCTTTGTTATTACTTGATTTAGATGATTTTAAAAATATTAATGATACTTTTGGACATGAAATAGGGGATATTGTAATAAAACAATTGGTTGAGATATCAAAAAGTAGTATAAGAGAGAGTGATTTGATTATTAGATTTGGTGGAGATGAATTTATAATTTTATTACCTAATACAAATATCCAAAGTGCAAGATTTGTTGCAAATAAAATCATTAATAAAATAACTGAATATAACAAAAATAAAGAGTTCAATTTTTCAATAAGTGTTGGAATTTCACATTATCAAATAGGAGATAATTCAATAGATAATATAATTTTAAGAGCAGATAAATCTTTGTATAAAGCCAAAAAAATAGGAAAGAATTGCGTTGTTTGAGGAAATAATAATATTTATTCATTTATTGATTGTTAACCAATCTTTATTAGAATAATAACATATACAAATAGGAAATATAAGATGTTATTAATGAAATTACAAGCAAAAGAGAAGTTTTCTTTTTTACAATTAGCTCACTATTTAGCAAGAGTTGATAATAAATATGGACAAAAAGAGGAAGAAATCATTTTAGAATATTGTTCAGAAATGGGAATTGAAAATGTGGATTCTTTTGATTTTGAAAATTTTAGTTTAGAAAATATATTAAAAGATTTTAAATCTGAATCTAGCAAAAGAATTGTAATTTTAGAATTAATGATTTTAATTCACATTGACCACTCTTTTAATTTAAATGAGAAAAAATTAATACAAAGAATTTCAGAAAGCTTTGGAATAGATATAGATGATGTAAATGATTATTCTCAATGGGGAAAATCAGTTGCGATGTTATATGAAGTTGCCAAAATATTTGTAAATGAGAGAAAAATATAGTAATAAGCATAATTTAAATTCTAATACTAGGAATTTTTAGATAAAATGGTTACATGGAAATAATAGAAACATTAAATAGTAAAATTGATAAATTAATTCACGATTATGATAAGTTAAGATTGGAAAATTTAGCACTGCAACAAGAGTTAGATGCCTTAAAAAACGAAAACGATGAATTAGTAAGAAATAATCAAGATATGTTTCTCCGAATTGATAGCACATTAACATTAATAAAGGTACGAAATAGTGAATAAAGAAGTAACGTTTCATATAAATAATATGGCTTATACTATAAATGTTGATGAAAATATATATAAAGAACTTTCTAAATATTTAAATTTAGAAAAAAATAATGACACTAGAGATTTACTAGCAGCTTACATAAGGTTGTCTCAAGAATACAATGTTTTTAAAAAAGATATTGAAGATATTACAAATAAACTTTCAAGGTTTTGAAAATTAAAAGTTTTTCTTTAATAGAAATTATAGTTGTTATTCTTCTAATAGCTATTATTACATCTTTTGCTATTCCAAAATTTACAAATATGAACTATAATGCAAATATCTCAACTTTAAAATCTCAAATATCTTTAATTCAAAATGGAATAGTGAAAAATAAAAATAAAAATATTTTACTTTCAAATAATCAAGAAATAACTACTTTAGATGATGCAACTTTGAATAGTAGTGGAGAAAAGCTTTTTTCAAAAATAATAGATTTTTCAATAATCTCAACAAATAATTCAAAAAAAGAATCTGGAATGTGGGCAAAAATATCAAATAATTCTTATGATTTTTATCTTTCAAGTGACAAAAATATTTCATTTTCCTTTGATGATGGAAAATTTTTATGTAAAAGTAGTGTTGAATTATGCAAAGAGATTGAATAATGTTTTATTATGAACTAGCCCTTTTAAAATCACCTTTAAATAATCTTACTTTTCAAAGTGAAGAAAAAATAGAAATAGGTTTTAAAGTAAAAGTAAAACTCCAACAAAGAAAAAATTTAGATGAAGCAGTTGTAATAAAAGAAGTAGAAAAACCGACTTTTAAATGTACAAATATTTCTGAAATTACAAATGAATATTTTGATGAAAAAATGCTTTTAGTAGCTACTTTTGTATCTTTATATTATGTTTGTTCTTTAGGGGAAGCCTTAAGCGTTTATAATCCTTTTGATAAAAATATAACTCTTATTTTAGATGAAAAAAGATTTGATACCAAAATAGCTTTATCACCACAACAAGAAAAAGCAAAAAGATTTTTAGATGAAAAAAAACAGGCTTTACTTTTTGCAAATACAGGTGCTGGAAAAACAGAAGTTTATATAAAAATTATAGAAGAACAGTTAAATCAAAATAAACAAGCAATTTTGCTTATGCCTGAGATCTCACTAACACCACAAATGGAAAAAAGACTTGAAAAGGTTTTTGATAAAAGCGTAGCTATTTGGCACTCAAAAATCACAAAAAAGAAAAAAGATGAGATTCTAAAAGGTTTACAAGAAGGAAATATCAAACTAATTGCAGGAGCAAGGTCAGCTTTATTTTTACCATACTCAAATTTAGGTGTGATTGTAGTTGATGAAGAGCATGATGATTCTTACAAAAGTGATTCAAAACCTAGATTAAATACAAAAGATTTATCTATTTATATGGCTAAAAAGTTTGATATTCAACTTGTTTTAGGAAGTGCAACGGTTTCAACAAGTTCTTTTTATAAAATTCCATTTTTTAGGCTTGATGAAACTTATCATCAAACTAAAAAAACTTATAGTTTTGAAGATAGTGATGCAAATTTATCAATAAAAGTTGTAGATAAAATAGCAAAAACTATAAATGAAGGAAATCAAGTAATTGTATTTTTACCTACACGAGCAAATTTTAAATATCAGATTTGTACAACTTGTGGAAAATCAGTTGAATGTCCTTATTGTTCAGTTTCTATGAGTTTACATAAAAATGATTTAGCTTTAAAATGTCATTATTGTGGATATGCTCAGAAAATTCCAGAAACTTGTCCTTCTTGTCATAGTGGAATAATTCACAATTTACGAGTTGGAACTGCTCAAATTGAAGAGGAATTAAAAGCCTTATTTTCTCAAAAAGTAATCAAAAGATTTGACCGTGACCAAATAAAAACAAATACCCAATTAAAAACAGTTTTAAATGAGTTTAATAAAGGTGAAATTGATATTTTAGTTGGAACTCAAATGCTTTCAAAAGGGCATGATTATCACAATGTAAAACTTGCTGTTGTTTTAGGAATAGATTCAGTTTTAAATATGAATTCATATAAATCAAGGGAAAAAGCACTTTCTTTACTTATTCAAATATCAGGAAGAAGTGGAAGAAGTGGCGAGGGTGAAGTAATAATTCAAACTAAAAATGAAGAATTTTTTAATCACTATTTGAATGAATCAAATTATAAAGAGTTTTTAGAAAGTGAATTAGAGTTTAGAAAAGAGCTTTATCCTCCATTTTTAAAGATGGCAAAAGTAACTTTTTCCCATACAAATGGATTCAAAATAAAAGAAGAGATGGATTTTTATGTACAACTTTTAAAAGCAAATAAAGATATTGAAGTTGTAGGTTTTGGACAAAGTCCTATTTTTAAAATGGCAAATAAATATCGATATGAAATAATTCTTCGTTCACTAAATGTAAAAGCTTTATTAAATGCTTTACACTCAATTCAAACTCCAAATGCTTCAATAGATATGGATACTATTTACTAAAATTAAACTTATATTAGTTTTGATTATTGTACAATACCTCAAAAATAATAGGAGAACTAATGGCTTATACAAAAGAAGAATTCAAACAATTAGTAGATGATATTCAATCACAATCTTGGTATAAAAATCCAATTGGATTTGGTATTGCAAAAGTTGATAGAGGACAAATTAACAAAGATAAAATATTACAAGCAACTTTCCCTTTAATAAATTGGAATGAGAATTTTGGAAGTGCAGCTATTTTATTAAATGCTTTAAAAGTAGCTGGAGAGAATGTAGATACTTCAAAATCAGAGTTAGTATGTAAAATAAGTGATGAGTTTTTAACTTCTTGTATCGAAGCTTTTAGACCATTTATTCCAGAAGCAAAAGGTGATGCACATAAAAATGTTCAAGTTATTTCTATATTAGCTTCACTTCCAATAGATTCTGGATTAAGTGCTGATGATTATAGAGTTGTATTTATTTTTGATGATGTTGCACCTGAAAGTACAGAAGCTGTATATTTAAAACTTTATGCACTTTCAACAGGAAAAGCAGCTTTAAGAAGCTTAAATTTAACAGGTGCATTTGGAAAATTACACAATTGCGCTTGGGTTGGAAATCAACCAATTGAACTTGACTGGTTAAGAGCAAATGAAATCGTATTAAAACTTTCTGGAAAATATCCAACTATTGATATGGTTGATAAATTCCCAAGATTTTTACAACATATTATCCCTGCAGATAATACAAGAATCCTAGAGACTTCAAAAGTTAGAATGGGAGCTCAATTAGCAGCTGGAACTACAGTAATGCCAGGAGCTGCTTATGTTAACTTCAATGCAGGAACTTTAGGTTCTGTTATGGTTGAGGGAAGAATTTCATCTTCAGCAGTTGTTGGAGCTGGATCTGATGTTGGTGGAGGAGCTTCAATTCTTGGAGTTCTTTCAGGAACAGATGGAGTTCCAGTTTCAATTGGAGAAAATACATTATTAGGTGCAAATTCTTGTACTGGAACTGCAATTGGTGATGGTTGTATTTTAGATGCTGGTGTTACAATTCTTCCTGGAACTAAAATCGCTTTATCTGATAAAGCTGTTGAAGCATTAAAAGAGATAAATCCAGGTAAAACTATTTCAAATGTAATGAAAGGAAGTGATTTCTTAGGAGTAAACGGAGTTCACTTTAGAGTTAACTCTTCAAATGGTCAAACAATAGCTATGAGAAGTACAAGAGAAGTTAAATTAAACGCTGATTTACACTAATCTTAGTTTTAAATAGTTTTTATAAGGGCAAGAAGTTTTCTTCTTGCCTTTTTTTATTTTAGCTCTAATCAACATATAACCACATATATCGTATACTTCCAACTTCAAAAAAATATAAAACACACAATAAAAGAGAAACATGATAGAACTTTCAAATGTATCAAAAAGCTACGGACCAAATGAGCTTTTTAGTGAACTAAATTTAAGACTAAATTCTGGTAATAAAATAGGATTAGTAGGGCGAAATGGTAGTGGAAAATCTACGCTTTTTAAGCTAATTTTAGGTGAAGAACAAGCTGATAGTGGAGAAGTAATGATTCCACGAAATTATAAAATCGGAGCTTTAAAACAATATTTTGATTTTAGTGAAAAAACTTTGGTTGATGAAACTGCACTGGCACTTGCAGAAGATGATAAATTTAGTATTTATAAAGTTGAAAAGATTTTATTTGGTTTAGGTTTTTCTCAAGAAGATTTAGAAAAAGAACCAAAATCATTTTCAGGTGGTTTTCAAATTAGAATAAATCTTGCAAAACTTCTATTAACTGAACCAAATATGTTACTTTTAGATGAGCCAACAAACTACTTAGATATTTTATCTATTAGATGGTTAAAAGCATTTCTTAAAAATTTTGATGGTGAAGTAATACTTATCACACATGATAGGGATTTTATGGATAGTGTTTGTACACATACTATGGGAATTATTAGAAGAAATGCTTATATGATTGCTGGTGGAACAGAAAAGTTTTATGAGCAATTAGCAAGTAATGAAGAACACCATGAAAAACAAAAAATAGCTCAAGATAAAAAAATCAAAGAGCTTGAAGAATTTATTGCAAAAAATAAAGCACGTGCTTCAACTGCTGCACTTGCCCAATCAAAAGTAAAAATACTTGAAAAAATGGATGTTTTAGAAGATATTGGTTATGACTCAACTCTAAAATTTGATTTTAATTACAAAGATACACCAGCAAAATTTTTACTTGAAGTAAAAGATGTAAGTTTTGGATATACAAAAGATAATATTTTATTTAAAGATATTTCATTTGCCCTTGAAAAAGGTCAGACTTTAGGAATTATTGGAAAAAATGGTAAAGGAAAATCTACTTTATTAAATGTAATTGCAAACGAATTAAAAGCTTTAAGTGGAACAATTGATTATCATGGAAGTACTGTTTTTGGACACTTTGGACAAACAAATATTTCACACTTAAATTTAAATAGTACAATTATGGATGAAATACATTCAACAAATACAAAATTACCAGAATCAGTGGTTAGAAGTATTTGTGGTTTGATGATGTTTTCTGGAGACAATGCTAAAAAGAAAATCTCTTTATTATCAGGGGGAGAAAAAAGTAGGGTAATGCTTGGAAAAATCATTGCAAAAGATGTAAATTTACTTTTCCTAGATGAGCCTACAAATCACCTTGATATGGATTCAATTGCTGCACTTACAAAAGCTATTAAAGCTTTTGAGGGATCAAGTATTATTGTAACTCACAGTGAAGAGTTATTAAGAGAAGTTTGTGATAGATTAATCGTATTTGCAAATGATGAAGCTGTTTGTTTTAATGGGACATATGACGAATTTTTAGAAAAAATTGGTTGGGATGATGATGTTGTAGAAGTAAAAAAAGAAAAAAATGTTAAAGTAAATAAAAAAGAGAGCAAAAAACTCAGAGCTGCTATTGTTTCTGAGAAATCAAAAGCTACAACTCCAATTAAAAAGCAGATGCAAGAAATAGAAGAAGAGATTGAAAAATTAGAAGATTCTCTTGAAGATGCAAGAGTAAAACTTTCAAGAGATATTCCAAAAATTGAGAAAAATATAGAAGATAAATTTGCTCAATTAGAAGCTTTACAAATCAAACTTGATGTTATGAATAAAGAGTTTGAAATAAGAATGAATGAGGTTTAAGCTAATAATAGCTTAAAGCTCTTAGGTGTAAATAATCTAAGAGTCTCACTCTTTTGTGATTTCAATTCATTTGAAAAACCATTTTTACTAAATATCACAAAAATATCTACATTTAAATCTGCTATTTTACAATCTTCTTTTAGTTTATTTAACTCATTTTTCTTTAGTTTTGAGTTTATATATTTACAATTTCCAGCAATGATTTTTCCTGAAGTTGTTTTAGCAACTAAATCGATTTCAACTTTTTCATCCCAATATTTACCAAATTGTTTAACTGGATCTTCTACAAAAGAGTCTCTAAGACACTCCATCGCTAACTCTTCAAAAATGAAATTTCCAAATTCAGCTTGTTTATTTTCATAAAGTTCATAAAACTCTTTGTATTCTTTTTCTTTGATTCCTTTATAAATTGGAGAAACAAAAGCAAACCAAAATCTTAAAAAAGGAGTTGTAAAAAGAAGTTTTTTAGAAATTTTATCATCACCTCTTTTTTTTGCTAGGTGATGTTGTGAAGATTCAATTTCTATTAATCCTCTATCAACAAGCTTCTCAACACATTTCATTCCCTCTTCAAAGCTAACAAAGGCTCTTTTGAAAGAGGAGTTTGTTCTTCTATCACCTTGGGCAATTCCTGTTAAAATTGCATGGTCAACTTTATAACCACCACTTATTGTGTTTATTTCATATCTAAGATTTGTATATTCATTTAAAATATGTTTTTCAATTAGCTCAAGTAGAGGTTTTGTTGTATCGATTTTTATATTTAATCCACCAAATACTATAAAGTATTGAACAGCTGTTTCCATATCTGTGATTTTGTTTTCAGTACAAAAAATTCTAAATTGATTTTTTGTTGATTGATCTATTAAAATAATGGTAAATCCTTAATTTTTATTATATTTTTGCAAAAAATTATTAAAAGAGTTTGCAAATTGTTGAGCATCTTTTTGACTAAAAGGGGCAGGTCCTTTTGTGATTTCTCCACTATCACGTATTTCTTGCATAAGATTTCTCATTGCTAGATATTGTTTTATATTATCTTGTGTGTACATTGCACCTCTGTGATCAATTGCATGGGCATCTTTTGCAATAGTTCTATCTGCAAGTGGAATATCAGCTGTAATTACCAAGTCATTTGCTTCTAACATTTCAACTATTTTATCATCAGCTTCATCAGCACCTTGATTTACTATTATATATTTTATATAATTAGAAGTGCCTATATTTATTTTTTTATTTGCAATTACAATTGTATCTATTTTTTGTTTTTCAATGGCTCTTAAAACTATTACTTTTAAGAGATTTGGGAAAGCATCGCCATCTATAAAAAGTCTCATATTTTAAATAAATCTTTTGGGTCTATATGAGATGAATCTTTTGTTGCTTGGAACATTAAACTATCATCAACTCTTCCTACAACATAACCTTGTTTTATCCATTTTCCAACAACTAAAGTAGGTGAAATTTCATCTAAATGAGAATAAATTGTATGAAGTCCACCTTCATGTTGGATAATAACTACATTAGCTAACATTCCAGCATTTTTTTTGGCATAAACAACTTTTCCATTTAAAACAGAAACAACTTTTGCTTTTGGTTCATCACTTTTTAAAACTATTGATTCATTAAATAGTTTAATTTTATAAACTGGGTCATAGTATGTTCCAAAGTTTTTTACTACTTTAAAAGATTTTAATGGAGCAATTGTTTTTTCCCCTTTATATTTGATTATTTGAACACCATCTGTTGATGAACCTATCTTTTTAACATCAAGATTTAGATTCTTTGCATATCTTTGATTTCTAACATCTGCTGTTTGAACAACATCATCATTTGAAGAATCTTGAGATGAAGAATATTCTTCTTGAATTTTTTGAGTAGAAGATTTTTTTTGTGCTAAAAGTTCTTGTAGTTTATTTCTTTTTTCTTCAGCTTCAGCTTCTTCTCTAGCTTGAGCTTTTTTTGTTTCGGCTTCTTTTAAAATATTTAATTCAGAAAGAAGATTTTTTAATGATTCTTGCTCTTTTGCAACTTTATTTAATTCTTCTTGATAAGATTTGTGCTGTTCTTCTAAACTAATAAGTGAACTTGAGTGTTTCTCTTTTAAAATAGTTAATTTGTTTTTTGTTTTTTGTCTATCTTCAATATAAGATGCAATTTTATCTATATCTTTTTGATTGTTTTTTGTATTTGTTGATAAAGCACTATAATTTGTGTTTAATTTTGAAACTTTTTCTTTTGAATATTGTGATAATAAAGTATAAATTTCATTATCAATTAATTCTTGTAAACTATCTTCAGATGCTAGTTTTAAGGCAATTGAAATAGAAAATTCTTCAATTATCGTATCTACAATTTGTTCTTCATGA from Arcobacter suis CECT 7833 encodes:
- a CDS encoding GGDEF domain-containing protein, which encodes MKKITLERLLYKNYLKTSLVSIFLIELFLVFFYFIIHKNMINKSSEFLLNDVENSISLIIENHSQTVDEESIKTQSLEHLLNHFIKIKLPYKGKILIINNFGEILFIDENIKELLDIHTNKSNILNHQNLKIVNYFKEIMKEKNLNKILLNEKKYILFSKRIQMNSLYVVAFIDENNILNKINDLEEYYEKLAYIVIFSVLIFYIMFFFYLSFKAKDFVDRINEPLLNIIEFTKNLGIKKDIKNLESCGIFEIDRLSSNFNNMIIELDMRTNRLILEETKRIYQEKLANTDPLTGAYNRRYLNEFSYEYLKIVKRENKDLSLLLLDLDDFKNINDTFGHEIGDIVIKQLVEISKSSIRESDLIIRFGGDEFIILLPNTNIQSARFVANKIINKITEYNKNKEFNFSISVGISHYQIGDNSIDNIILRADKSLYKAKKIGKNCVV
- a CDS encoding TerB family tellurite resistance protein — encoded protein: MLLMKLQAKEKFSFLQLAHYLARVDNKYGQKEEEIILEYCSEMGIENVDSFDFENFSLENILKDFKSESSKRIVILELMILIHIDHSFNLNEKKLIQRISESFGIDIDDVNDYSQWGKSVAMLYEVAKIFVNERKI
- a CDS encoding cell division protein ZapB, whose translation is MEIIETLNSKIDKLIHDYDKLRLENLALQQELDALKNENDELVRNNQDMFLRIDSTLTLIKVRNSE
- a CDS encoding primosomal protein N', giving the protein MFYYELALLKSPLNNLTFQSEEKIEIGFKVKVKLQQRKNLDEAVVIKEVEKPTFKCTNISEITNEYFDEKMLLVATFVSLYYVCSLGEALSVYNPFDKNITLILDEKRFDTKIALSPQQEKAKRFLDEKKQALLFANTGAGKTEVYIKIIEEQLNQNKQAILLMPEISLTPQMEKRLEKVFDKSVAIWHSKITKKKKDEILKGLQEGNIKLIAGARSALFLPYSNLGVIVVDEEHDDSYKSDSKPRLNTKDLSIYMAKKFDIQLVLGSATVSTSSFYKIPFFRLDETYHQTKKTYSFEDSDANLSIKVVDKIAKTINEGNQVIVFLPTRANFKYQICTTCGKSVECPYCSVSMSLHKNDLALKCHYCGYAQKIPETCPSCHSGIIHNLRVGTAQIEEELKALFSQKVIKRFDRDQIKTNTQLKTVLNEFNKGEIDILVGTQMLSKGHDYHNVKLAVVLGIDSVLNMNSYKSREKALSLLIQISGRSGRSGEGEVIIQTKNEEFFNHYLNESNYKEFLESELEFRKELYPPFLKMAKVTFSHTNGFKIKEEMDFYVQLLKANKDIEVVGFGQSPIFKMANKYRYEIILRSLNVKALLNALHSIQTPNASIDMDTIY
- a CDS encoding tetrahydrodipicolinate N-succinyltransferase N-terminal domain-containing protein, which translates into the protein MAYTKEEFKQLVDDIQSQSWYKNPIGFGIAKVDRGQINKDKILQATFPLINWNENFGSAAILLNALKVAGENVDTSKSELVCKISDEFLTSCIEAFRPFIPEAKGDAHKNVQVISILASLPIDSGLSADDYRVVFIFDDVAPESTEAVYLKLYALSTGKAALRSLNLTGAFGKLHNCAWVGNQPIELDWLRANEIVLKLSGKYPTIDMVDKFPRFLQHIIPADNTRILETSKVRMGAQLAAGTTVMPGAAYVNFNAGTLGSVMVEGRISSSAVVGAGSDVGGGASILGVLSGTDGVPVSIGENTLLGANSCTGTAIGDGCILDAGVTILPGTKIALSDKAVEALKEINPGKTISNVMKGSDFLGVNGVHFRVNSSNGQTIAMRSTREVKLNADLH
- a CDS encoding ABC-F family ATP-binding cassette domain-containing protein translates to MIELSNVSKSYGPNELFSELNLRLNSGNKIGLVGRNGSGKSTLFKLILGEEQADSGEVMIPRNYKIGALKQYFDFSEKTLVDETALALAEDDKFSIYKVEKILFGLGFSQEDLEKEPKSFSGGFQIRINLAKLLLTEPNMLLLDEPTNYLDILSIRWLKAFLKNFDGEVILITHDRDFMDSVCTHTMGIIRRNAYMIAGGTEKFYEQLASNEEHHEKQKIAQDKKIKELEEFIAKNKARASTAALAQSKVKILEKMDVLEDIGYDSTLKFDFNYKDTPAKFLLEVKDVSFGYTKDNILFKDISFALEKGQTLGIIGKNGKGKSTLLNVIANELKALSGTIDYHGSTVFGHFGQTNISHLNLNSTIMDEIHSTNTKLPESVVRSICGLMMFSGDNAKKKISLLSGGEKSRVMLGKIIAKDVNLLFLDEPTNHLDMDSIAALTKAIKAFEGSSIIVTHSEELLREVCDRLIVFANDEAVCFNGTYDEFLEKIGWDDDVVEVKKEKNVKVNKKESKKLRAAIVSEKSKATTPIKKQMQEIEEEIEKLEDSLEDARVKLSRDIPKIEKNIEDKFAQLEALQIKLDVMNKEFEIRMNEV
- a CDS encoding DUF234 domain-containing protein; this translates as METAVQYFIVFGGLNIKIDTTKPLLELIEKHILNEYTNLRYEINTISGGYKVDHAILTGIAQGDRRTNSSFKRAFVSFEEGMKCVEKLVDRGLIEIESSQHHLAKKRGDDKISKKLLFTTPFLRFWFAFVSPIYKGIKEKEYKEFYELYENKQAEFGNFIFEELAMECLRDSFVEDPVKQFGKYWDEKVEIDLVAKTTSGKIIAGNCKYINSKLKKNELNKLKEDCKIADLNVDIFVIFSKNGFSNELKSQKSETLRLFTPKSFKLLLA
- a CDS encoding YaiI/YqxD family protein → MRLFIDGDAFPNLLKVIVLRAIEKQKIDTIVIANKKINIGTSNYIKYIIVNQGADEADDKIVEMLEANDLVITADIPLADRTIAKDAHAIDHRGAMYTQDNIKQYLAMRNLMQEIRDSGEITKGPAPFSQKDAQQFANSFNNFLQKYNKN
- a CDS encoding murein hydrolase activator EnvC family protein, whose translation is MTKLFFLLIVSLSTVFAASNIDKKIQTNTEKLNSSDDKKETTSLKIKELAEKIESQNSNITTLEKDINQINSDIEEHQKLLEDAKYKLTELNSKSTELIREKTSHEEQIVDTIIEEFSISIALKLASEDSLQELIDNEIYTLLSQYSKEKVSKLNTNYSALSTNTKNNQKDIDKIASYIEDRQKTKNKLTILKEKHSSSLISLEEQHKSYQEELNKVAKEQESLKNLLSELNILKEAETKKAQAREEAEAEEKRNKLQELLAQKKSSTQKIQEEYSSSQDSSNDDVVQTADVRNQRYAKNLNLDVKKIGSSTDGVQIIKYKGEKTIAPLKSFKVVKNFGTYYDPVYKIKLFNESIVLKSDEPKAKVVSVLNGKVVYAKKNAGMLANVVIIQHEGGLHTIYSHLDEISPTLVVGKWIKQGYVVGRVDDSLMFQATKDSSHIDPKDLFKI